The Cognatishimia activa nucleotide sequence GTATCGACATCGCGACGTACGCGTTCATCGCCAAGAATGCGACGTGTTTCATCCATCTGATCAAAAGTCTGATCCAGCTGGAACCGCAGTTCAGGCGTATGTTTCAGGCCGAGCTTTTTACCAATCATTCGGCGTAGCTCGTGCTTGTTATTGGAAAGCAACTTCAGAACCTGATCTTTGCCTTTGCCGCCAAGGGGTAAAACATAGGCGGTTGCAATCCGAAGGTCTGGAGATGTGCGGACCTCGCCAACGGTGATCGACATGCGGTTCAGATCAGGGTCGTGGATGTCGCCCCGCATCAGAATCTCAGACAGACCACGGCGAATGGTTTC carries:
- the rbfA gene encoding 30S ribosome-binding factor RbfA, whose product is MAKNNFHGDAGPSQRQLRVGETIRRGLSEILMRGDIHDPDLNRMSITVGEVRTSPDLRIATAYVLPLGGKGKDQVLKLLSNNKHELRRMIGKKLGLKHTPELRFQLDQTFDQMDETRRILGDERVRRDVDTPNEGDA